In a genomic window of Nocardia fluminea:
- a CDS encoding NUDIX hydrolase, translating into MEKYRVLVGVHLVLVDTRGRVLLGRRVNTGFGDGLFHVPAGHLEAGESAVAGLIREAREEVGIEIEARDVEFAHVLHSDERVQMFFTVRRWTGAVANREPEKCSELCWFEPEDLPVEIVDYCRVGIGKVMAGEAFSEYGWDPIRG; encoded by the coding sequence GTGGAGAAATATCGCGTGCTCGTGGGGGTTCATCTGGTGTTGGTCGACACTCGGGGGCGAGTGTTGTTGGGGCGCAGAGTGAACACGGGATTCGGGGACGGGTTGTTCCATGTGCCCGCGGGGCATCTGGAGGCGGGGGAGTCGGCGGTGGCCGGGTTGATCAGGGAGGCACGTGAGGAGGTGGGAATAGAGATCGAGGCCCGGGACGTGGAATTCGCGCATGTGCTGCACAGCGACGAGCGGGTCCAGATGTTCTTCACCGTCCGGCGCTGGACGGGCGCGGTCGCCAACCGCGAGCCCGAAAAGTGTTCGGAACTGTGCTGGTTCGAGCCCGAAGACTTGCCGGTGGAGATCGTCGACTACTGCCGTGTCGGCATCGGCAAGGTGATGGCGGGGGAAGCGTTCTCCGAATACGGCTGGGACCCGATCAGGGGCTGA
- a CDS encoding cold-shock protein: MAQGVVKWFNGEKGFGFIAQDGGGPDVFVHYSAIGGSGFKSLEEGQRVEFEVGQGQKGPQAQDVRAI; this comes from the coding sequence ATGGCACAGGGTGTTGTTAAGTGGTTCAACGGCGAAAAGGGCTTCGGCTTCATCGCCCAAGACGGAGGCGGCCCGGACGTCTTCGTGCATTACTCCGCGATCGGCGGCTCCGGCTTCAAGTCCCTCGAAGAGGGCCAGCGCGTGGAGTTCGAGGTCGGGCAGGGTCAGAAGGGCCCCCAGGCTCAGGACGTTCGCGCCATCTGA
- a CDS encoding nucleotidyltransferase domain-containing protein produces the protein MSLRTVPESMDPAVVAAIDAELDRVAAEHDVSIRLAIESGSRAWGFPSPDSDYDCRFVYVAGLDTYLSPWRTRDVIETPLIGLLDVNGWDLAKALRLLVAGNAVLVEWLMSPIVYRGDEGFRTRLREVAAEVADRDRIARHYLHLGARQWALFERNGGLKKVFYALRPAMALRWLREHPGAAVAPMHLPTLLAECELPVDLVAAITELTDLKSKTREMGSAAPPALITAFIDAEFDRATTEFVSRGPRDLTASMALTGEFFRAEALR, from the coding sequence ATGTCCTTGCGCACCGTCCCCGAATCGATGGACCCGGCTGTGGTGGCCGCCATCGACGCAGAGCTCGACCGGGTGGCTGCCGAGCACGACGTGTCCATCCGGCTGGCGATCGAAAGCGGCAGCCGTGCTTGGGGTTTCCCCTCGCCCGACTCCGACTACGACTGCCGTTTCGTCTACGTGGCGGGGCTGGATACCTATCTGTCTCCGTGGCGCACCCGCGATGTGATCGAGACGCCGCTGATCGGGCTGCTCGATGTGAACGGCTGGGACCTGGCGAAGGCGCTGCGCCTGCTGGTGGCGGGCAACGCGGTGCTCGTCGAATGGTTGATGTCGCCGATCGTCTACCGCGGTGACGAGGGGTTTCGCACCCGGCTGCGCGAGGTGGCCGCGGAGGTGGCCGATCGCGACCGGATCGCGCGGCACTACTTACACCTGGGCGCGCGCCAGTGGGCGCTGTTCGAGCGCAACGGCGGTTTGAAGAAGGTGTTCTACGCGCTGCGGCCCGCGATGGCGCTGCGCTGGTTGCGTGAGCATCCCGGCGCCGCAGTGGCGCCGATGCACCTGCCGACGCTGCTCGCCGAGTGCGAGTTGCCGGTCGACCTCGTCGCGGCGATCACCGAGCTGACCGATCTCAAGTCGAAGACGAGAGAGATGGGTTCCGCCGCTCCGCCCGCGCTGATCACGGCGTTCATCGACGCCGAATTCGACAGGGCTACGACGGAATTCGTCTCCCGAGGGCCGCGTGATCTCACCGCGTCGATGGCCCTCACCGGCGAGTTCTTCCGCGCCGAAGCGCTGCGGTGA
- a CDS encoding cold-shock protein has protein sequence MPSGIVAWFDSGKGFGFIAPDAGGPDVFVEYTALAGAGFRTLRDGQRVEYTVTETRRGPEAHDVRAG, from the coding sequence ATGCCGAGCGGGATCGTGGCCTGGTTCGACAGCGGCAAGGGATTCGGATTCATCGCTCCCGATGCCGGCGGACCCGACGTGTTCGTCGAATACACCGCGCTGGCCGGTGCGGGGTTCCGCACGCTGCGCGACGGTCAGCGCGTGGAATACACCGTCACCGAGACCCGGCGCGGGCCCGAAGCGCACGATGTGCGGGCCGGGTGA
- a CDS encoding MHYT domain-containing protein: MLDINHFTYGWVTPLLAYVMSVVGSMLALRCMVRSRASGMHGGWLTAAAIALGGTGIWVMHFIAMLGFSVRGVTIRYNVPVTLFSAAIAMGVVWLGLSIVVRRSWDSAALPVGGTITGLGVGAMHYAGMYAMKTDAEIIYDPVVVAASLAIAVVASIAALWFALHIHGFVATIGAALLMGVAVTGMHYTGMFSMSAHTSAHVAHASGATAAQLLTPLIIGISMVTMILLMQVGITEAEDPNLTRPVHGQRASRFWPSGQN, encoded by the coding sequence GTGCTGGATATCAACCATTTCACTTACGGCTGGGTGACGCCCCTGCTGGCCTATGTCATGTCGGTCGTCGGGTCGATGCTGGCCCTGCGTTGCATGGTTCGCTCGCGCGCTTCGGGCATGCACGGTGGTTGGCTCACGGCGGCCGCGATCGCACTCGGTGGCACCGGTATCTGGGTCATGCATTTCATCGCGATGCTCGGTTTTTCGGTGCGCGGCGTGACCATCCGCTACAACGTTCCCGTCACCTTGTTCAGCGCCGCGATCGCCATGGGTGTGGTGTGGCTCGGATTGTCCATCGTGGTGCGCCGCAGCTGGGACAGCGCCGCCTTACCGGTCGGGGGCACGATCACCGGGCTCGGCGTCGGGGCCATGCACTACGCGGGCATGTACGCGATGAAGACCGACGCCGAGATCATCTACGACCCCGTCGTGGTCGCCGCCTCGCTCGCCATCGCGGTGGTCGCCTCGATCGCGGCACTGTGGTTCGCCCTGCACATCCACGGCTTCGTCGCCACCATCGGCGCCGCCCTGCTGATGGGCGTGGCCGTCACCGGCATGCACTACACCGGCATGTTCTCGATGAGCGCGCACACCAGCGCCCACGTGGCCCATGCCAGCGGCGCCACCGCGGCCCAGCTGCTCACGCCGCTGATCATCGGCATCAGCATGGTGACCATGATCCTGCTGATGCAGGTCGGCATCACCGAAGCCGAAGACCCCAACCTCACCCGCCCCGTCCACGGTCAACGCGCGAGCCGCTTCTGGCCCAGCGGCCAGAACTGA
- the drmB gene encoding DUF1998 domain-containing protein — protein sequence MPPVTKKLKRGNPPPVKTTVRRSQLITTFGVGSVIPVESESFMIAGLDLWNTKESDRIHEPRLSRSMGATSLFAPPGSAGMVPMVRFPEWVHCPKCSRLDRFWRIADKDGKGDYINKCRHCITPRLVPSRFVACCINGHIEDFPYDPWVHRGAVRESAEKHSLSLRTDSRNSTLAGVTVTCTCGASRTLEGALGRGSLTKRCSGSSPWLGRDDDACSESLVGLQRGASNVWFADVRSALTLDHAVSPAEELLERSRSTLEKLAGTDLDAVLEILARTNGVNLDELKEVVRRQSEEEPNGREAFLQLRRDEYSALGREHAEEDGFETFVCEPHVVESDTDAGHILGIVSKVSKLREVRALQGFSRVAVSTGESKARRAKLSTERVGWLPAIEVLGEGIFLRLDEEAIAQWEQSSFARSRVSLLNQSLRAAAPEWVEGVQQVSPRELLIHTLSHAVLNELAIDTGYPASSIRERLYTEPGQAGILLYTATADSAGSLGGLCARGTVDNMLAVIDAATERSQWCAADPVCLESLATGAGARNLAACHSCLLVPEVSCELMNGYLDRATLVGTATDPSGGFLTNRFM from the coding sequence GTGCCACCAGTTACGAAAAAACTCAAGCGCGGCAACCCGCCACCGGTGAAGACAACCGTGCGGAGATCGCAGCTGATCACCACTTTCGGAGTCGGCTCAGTCATTCCCGTGGAGTCCGAGAGCTTCATGATCGCAGGGCTGGACCTGTGGAACACCAAGGAGTCCGATCGAATTCACGAACCGAGGCTCAGCCGCTCTATGGGCGCCACCAGCCTTTTCGCGCCGCCTGGGTCCGCTGGCATGGTGCCGATGGTCCGCTTCCCTGAATGGGTGCACTGTCCCAAATGTTCACGCCTCGATCGCTTCTGGCGTATCGCTGACAAGGACGGCAAGGGCGACTACATCAACAAGTGCCGTCACTGCATCACACCGCGACTCGTCCCCTCTCGATTCGTGGCGTGCTGTATCAACGGTCACATCGAGGACTTCCCCTACGATCCCTGGGTCCACCGCGGAGCAGTACGCGAATCCGCGGAGAAACACTCACTCTCGTTGAGAACGGACTCACGGAACTCGACCCTCGCCGGCGTGACAGTGACCTGCACGTGTGGGGCTTCTCGAACTCTCGAAGGAGCGCTGGGTCGAGGATCGCTGACCAAGCGCTGCAGCGGATCGTCCCCCTGGCTGGGGCGCGACGACGATGCATGCTCGGAATCGCTCGTGGGCCTCCAACGCGGCGCGTCCAACGTGTGGTTCGCGGATGTCCGATCTGCGCTCACTCTCGATCACGCTGTCAGCCCAGCCGAGGAACTGCTCGAGCGGAGCCGCTCTACCCTCGAGAAGTTGGCTGGCACCGACCTCGACGCGGTGCTCGAGATACTCGCTCGAACGAACGGCGTTAACCTCGACGAACTGAAAGAGGTCGTTCGTCGACAGTCGGAGGAAGAACCCAACGGCCGCGAAGCATTTCTACAGCTTCGGCGCGACGAGTACAGTGCGCTGGGCCGCGAGCACGCTGAGGAAGACGGTTTCGAAACCTTCGTATGTGAGCCTCACGTCGTCGAATCTGATACGGACGCAGGGCATATTCTCGGCATCGTCTCGAAGGTGTCGAAGTTGCGTGAGGTCCGAGCCCTGCAAGGCTTCTCCCGAGTGGCCGTATCTACCGGAGAATCGAAGGCGCGACGCGCGAAGCTCTCAACCGAACGGGTCGGATGGCTACCCGCCATCGAAGTGCTTGGGGAAGGGATATTCCTCCGACTCGACGAAGAGGCGATCGCGCAATGGGAGCAGTCCTCTTTTGCCCGCTCCCGCGTTTCGCTGTTGAACCAATCGCTTCGAGCCGCCGCTCCTGAGTGGGTGGAAGGTGTGCAACAGGTATCGCCCCGCGAACTGCTGATCCATACGCTGTCGCACGCGGTACTGAATGAGCTCGCGATCGACACCGGCTACCCTGCATCGTCCATTCGTGAGCGCCTGTACACCGAGCCCGGCCAAGCCGGAATCTTGCTCTACACGGCGACCGCCGATTCCGCCGGCAGTCTAGGCGGCCTGTGCGCGCGGGGAACAGTCGATAACATGCTGGCTGTCATCGACGCCGCGACTGAACGTTCGCAATGGTGCGCAGCAGACCCCGTCTGCCTGGAATCGCTGGCCACCGGCGCCGGAGCGAGGAACCTTGCAGCATGCCATTCGTGCCTCCTGGTTCCCGAGGTGTCGTGCGAACTGATGAATGGCTACCTCGACAGGGCGACGCTCGTAGGCACAGCCACTGATCCGAGCGGTGGATTCCTCACGAATCGATTCATGTGA